Proteins encoded within one genomic window of Streptomyces sp. NBC_01314:
- the dnaJ gene encoding molecular chaperone DnaJ, which yields MSTKDFIEKDYYKVLGVPKDATEAEIKKAYRKLAREFHPDANKGNTKAEERFKEISEANDILGDPKKRKEYDEARTLFGNGGFRPGPGAGGGSFNFDLGDLFGGGAQGGGQAGGFGGGIGDVFGGLFNRGSSGTTRVQPRRGQDIESEVTLSFTEAIEGATVPLRMSSQSPCKPCSGTGDANGTPRVCPTCVGTGQVARGSGGGFSLTDPCPDCKGRGLIAEDPCDICKGSGRAKSSRTMQVRIPAGVSDGQRIRLRGKGAPGERGGPAGDLYVVVHVDAHPVFGRKEDNLTVTVLVTFPEAALGGEVRVPTLGGPPVTLKLPPGTPNGRTMRARGKGAFRKDGTRGDLLITVEVSVPKDLSGKARDALEAYREATAGEDPRAELFQAAKGA from the coding sequence ATGAGTACCAAGGACTTCATCGAGAAGGACTACTACAAGGTCCTCGGCGTCCCCAAGGACGCCACCGAGGCCGAGATCAAGAAGGCGTACCGCAAACTCGCCCGCGAGTTCCACCCGGACGCCAACAAGGGGAACACCAAGGCCGAGGAGCGCTTCAAGGAGATCTCCGAGGCGAACGACATCCTCGGTGACCCCAAGAAGCGCAAGGAGTACGACGAGGCCCGCACGCTCTTCGGCAACGGCGGCTTCCGCCCCGGGCCCGGCGCGGGCGGCGGCTCGTTCAACTTCGACCTGGGCGACCTCTTCGGAGGCGGCGCCCAGGGCGGCGGGCAGGCGGGCGGCTTCGGCGGGGGCATCGGCGATGTCTTCGGGGGCCTGTTCAACCGCGGCAGCTCCGGCACCACACGGGTGCAGCCCCGGCGCGGCCAGGACATCGAGTCCGAGGTCACACTGAGCTTCACCGAGGCCATCGAGGGCGCGACCGTACCGCTGAGGATGTCCTCGCAGTCGCCCTGCAAGCCCTGTTCGGGAACCGGCGACGCCAACGGCACACCCCGCGTGTGTCCGACATGCGTCGGCACCGGCCAGGTCGCGCGGGGCTCGGGCGGCGGCTTCTCCCTGACCGATCCCTGCCCGGACTGCAAGGGCCGGGGTCTGATCGCCGAGGACCCCTGCGACATATGCAAGGGTTCGGGCCGCGCCAAGTCGTCCCGCACCATGCAGGTCAGGATCCCGGCGGGCGTCTCCGACGGCCAGCGGATCAGGCTGCGCGGCAAGGGCGCGCCCGGTGAACGGGGCGGACCGGCCGGTGACCTGTATGTCGTCGTGCACGTCGACGCGCACCCGGTGTTCGGCCGCAAGGAGGACAACCTCACGGTGACCGTGCTGGTGACGTTTCCCGAGGCGGCACTCGGCGGCGAGGTCCGGGTCCCGACCCTGGGCGGACCGCCGGTCACGCTGAAACTGCCTCCGGGCACCCCGAACGGCCGTACGATGCGGGCCCGGGGCAAGGGCGCCTTCCGTAAGGACGGCACCCGCGGGGACCTGCTGATCACGGTCGAGGTGAGTGTTCCGAAGGACCTGTCGGGGAAGGCTCGTGACGCCCTGGAGGCGTATCGCGAGGCGACCGCGGGCGAGGACCCGCGAGCGGAGCTGTTCCAGGCCGCGAAGGGAGCATGA
- a CDS encoding heat shock protein transcriptional repressor HspR codes for MDGRRRQNPLGRAYELTEETPVYVISVAAQLSGLHPQTLRQYDRLGLVSPDRTAGRGRRYSARDIELLRTVQQLSQDEGINLAGIKRIIELENQVAALQSRVAEMEAALDGAAATMRQREAAVHASYRRDLVPYQEMQQSSALVVWRPKGRQASD; via the coding sequence ATGGACGGCCGCCGTAGGCAGAACCCGTTGGGCAGGGCGTACGAGCTGACGGAAGAGACACCGGTGTACGTCATCTCGGTGGCCGCCCAGCTCTCCGGTCTGCACCCGCAGACCCTCCGACAGTACGACCGTCTCGGCCTGGTCTCCCCGGACCGCACCGCCGGGCGCGGCCGTCGCTACTCGGCCCGTGACATCGAACTGCTGCGCACCGTCCAGCAGTTGTCGCAGGACGAGGGCATCAACCTGGCCGGCATCAAGCGCATCATCGAGCTGGAGAACCAGGTCGCCGCCCTCCAGTCGAGGGTCGCCGAGATGGAGGCCGCCCTCGACGGCGCCGCCGCGACCATGCGCCAGCGCGAAGCCGCGGTCCACGCCTCGTACCGGCGCGACCTGGTGCCGTATCAGGAGATGCAGCAGAGCAGCGCGTTGGTGGTGTGGCGGCCGAAGGGGCGGCAGGCGTCGGACTGA
- the grpE gene encoding nucleotide exchange factor GrpE, protein MTEETPGFDEQQPQGQPQQPDVPSGSDDAEPKAAPQEGAAPAGDAAATAQVAGLTAQLDQVRTALGERTADLQRLQAEYQNYRRRVERDRITVKEIAIANLLTELLPVLDDIGRAREHSELVGGFKSVAESLETVAAKMGLQQFGKEGEPFDPMIHEALMHSYAPDVTETTCVAILQPGYRIGERTIRPARVAVAEPQPGAQPAKADSAETAEGASGADDKESGGPDEG, encoded by the coding sequence GTGACGGAGGAGACCCCGGGCTTCGACGAGCAGCAGCCGCAAGGTCAGCCGCAGCAGCCCGACGTCCCCTCCGGCTCTGACGACGCCGAGCCGAAGGCCGCCCCCCAGGAGGGGGCGGCCCCGGCCGGGGACGCGGCAGCGACGGCCCAGGTGGCCGGTCTGACGGCACAACTGGACCAGGTGCGTACGGCGCTCGGTGAGCGCACGGCGGACCTCCAGCGGCTCCAGGCCGAGTACCAGAACTACCGCCGCCGGGTAGAGCGCGACCGGATCACGGTCAAGGAGATCGCCATCGCGAACCTCCTGACCGAACTCCTGCCCGTGCTCGACGACATCGGCCGCGCGCGGGAGCACAGTGAGCTCGTCGGCGGCTTCAAGTCCGTCGCGGAGTCGCTGGAGACCGTCGCGGCGAAGATGGGCCTGCAGCAGTTCGGCAAGGAGGGCGAGCCCTTCGACCCGATGATCCACGAGGCCCTGATGCACAGTTACGCGCCCGACGTCACAGAGACGACGTGCGTGGCGATTCTCCAGCCGGGGTATCGCATCGGCGAGCGCACCATCCGCCCCGCGCGGGTGGCCGTGGCCGAGCCCCAGCCGGGGGCGCAGCCCGCCAAGGCGGACTCCGCGGAGACCGCGGAAGGTGCCTCCGGTGCTGACGACAAGGAGAGCGGTGGCCCGGACGAGGGCTGA